The Populus alba chromosome 6, ASM523922v2, whole genome shotgun sequence genome contains a region encoding:
- the LOC118050265 gene encoding protein KINASE OF THE OUTER CHLOROPLAST MEMBRANE 1 — translation MASKVVPAQPVTPFEFELYEDPDHLRTVVASSSQPSPRIDPAKLKLRHRIGRGPFGDVWLATHHQSTEDYDECHEVAVKMLHPIKEEHMRVVLDKFDNLFSKCQSIENVCFLHGISVINGKICIVMKFYEGSVGDKMARLKGGKLSLPDVLRYGIVLAQGIAQLHAKEILVFNLKPCSFLLNENDQAVLGDVGIPFLLFGIPLPSADMSRRLGTPNYMAPEQWQPEIRGPVSFETDSWGFGCSVVEMLTGVQPWRGKSVEEIYDSVVRKQEKPRIPEGLPPPVENVLLGCFEYDLRSRPLMTDIVRVFKSSQNAVFVDGGWTGFGSRTALEKFSGTGYTEWFLSKDHLQVGDMVRSRRPPNSCKPENMDVPEGTVVGLERDPDRDGFVLVRVHGIHDPLRLPVSTLERVTFGLAAGDWVHLKEEDRRHSPVGILHSIKRDGSVAVGFIGVETLWKGNSSELQMAEPYFVGQFVRPRANVLSPRFEWPRKTGGAWATGRIWWILPNGCLIVKFPGRLTIGQENSSFLADPAEVEVVSFNSCPGVVKKYQHFEDFHWAVRPLVIALGIFTAMKVGFFVGKKIGRSNKRQGTAVQSNGQHVDDQTSGSGSNQWFPPSVKNILGVSPAAR, via the exons ATGGCCAGCAAAGTTGTTCCTGCTCAACCCGTGACTCCTTTCGAGTTTGAGCTTTATGAAGATCCTGATCACCTTAGAACTGTGGTGGCCTCGTCAAGCCAGCCATCTCCTAGGATTGATCCTGCGAAATTGAAACTTAGACACAGAATTGGGAGGGGACCTTTTGGTGATGTTTGGTTGGCTACTCATCATCAATCAACTGAAGATTATGATGAGTGTCATGAAGTGGCTGTCAAGATGTTGCATCCCATTAAGGAGGAACATATGAGGGTTGTGCTGGATAagtttgataatttgttttcaaagtgtCAAAGCATAGAAAATGTGTGTTTTCTACATGGGATTTCAGTTATAAATGGAAAG ATATGCATCGTGATGAAGTTTTATGAGGGATCCGTTGGGGACAAAATGGCTCGCCTTAAAGGAGGGAAGCTCTCATTACCTGATGTTTTGAG GTATGGGATAGTGTTGGCTCAGGGAATTGCACAGTTGCATGCTAAAGAAATCCTAGTTTTTAACCTTAAACCTTGTAGCTTCCTTCTTAATGAGAATGATCAAGCAGTTCTGGGAGATGTTGGCATTCCTTTCCTGCTATTTGGAATTCCATTGCCAAGTGCAGATATGTCTCGGAGGCTTGGAACCCCAAACTACATGGCTCCAGAACAATGGCAGCCAGAAATAAGAGGTCCGGTATCCTTTGAGACAGATTCATGGGGATTTGGGTGCAGCGTTGTGGAGATGTTGACTGGTGTTCAGCCTTGGCGTGGGAAGTCAGTTGAAGAAATTTACGACTCAGTGGTTAGGAAACAAGAGAAACCACGTATCCCTGAGGGCCTCCCTCCTCCAGTTGAAAATGTTCTTCTTGGCTGCTTTGAATATGACTTGAGGAGTCGGCCCTTGATGACAGACATAGTACGTGTATTTAAAAG CTCGCAGAACGCAGTTTTTGTAGATGGAGGCTGGACAGGGTTTGGCAGCAGAACTGCACTGGAGAAATTTAGTGGCACTGGTTACACAGAGTGGTTTCTGTCAAAGGATCATCTGCAAGTGGGAGACATGGTGCGTTCCAGGAGGCCACCTAACTCTTGCAAACCTGAAAATATGGATGTCCCGGAAGGAACCGTAGTGGGTTTAGAACGTGACCCAGATCGGGatggttttgttttggtgaGAGTTCACGGCATCCATGACCCATTAAGACTTCCTGTCTCAACCTTGGAACGAGTCACTTTTGGTCTTGCTGCTGGGGATTGGGTACATCTGAAGGAGGAAGACAGAAGGCACTCACCAGTGGGCATTCTTCATTCCATAAAACGTGATGGAAGTGTGGCTGTTGGATTTATAGGTGTGGAAACTCTCTGGAAAGGAAATTCTTCAGAGCTGCAAATGGCTGAACCTTACTTTGTCGGTCAGTTTGTGAGGCCGAGAGCTAATGTTCTTAGCCCCCGATTTGAATGGCCTCGTAAAACAGGAGGGGCCTGGGCTACTGGGAGGATTTGGTGGATCCTGCCCAATGGATGCCTCATTGTAAAGTTTCCTGGAAGATTGACAATCGGACAAGAAAATAGCAGTTTCTTGGCTGATCCAGCTGAAGTGGAAGTGGTTTCTTTTAATTCCTGTCCTGGGGTCGTCAAAAAATATCAACACTTTGAGGATTTTCATTGGGCTGTGAGACCTCTTGTGATAGCATTGGGTATATTTACAGCCATGAAGGTTGGATTTTTTGTCGGGAAGaaaatagggagatcaaacaagcGACAGGGTACTGCAGTGCAAAGTAATGGCCAACATGTGGATGACCAGACTAGCGGCAGTGGTAGCAACCAGTGGTTTCCGCCATCCGTGAAAAATATCCTTGGTGTTAGCCCTGCTGCGCGGTAG
- the LOC118050263 gene encoding adenine phosphoribosyltransferase 5 yields the protein MFAAENGLKSDPRLQGISEAIRVVPHFPKQGIMFQDITTLLLDHKAFKDTVDIFVDRYRDMNISVVAGVEARGFMFGPAIALAIGAKFVPLRKPRKLPGEVISEAYELEYGTDCLEIHVGAVQPGERAIVIDDLVATGGTLSAAISLLERVGAEVIECACVIGVPDVKGQCRLNGKPLYILVEPRQTDNCC from the exons ATGTTTGCAGCTGAGAATGGACTCAAAAGTGACCCAAGATTACAAGGCATCTCTGAAGCTATCAGGGTGGTGCCTCACTTTCCTAAACAAG GGATAATGTTTCAAGATATAACAACTTTGTTGCTGGATCATAAAGCTTTCAAGGACACAGTGGATATCTTTGTCGATCGCTATAGAGACATGAACATTTCTGTTGTTGCTG GAGTTGAAGCTAGAGGGTTCATGTTTGGCCCAGCAATTGCCTTAGCTATTGGTGCGAAGTTTGTTCCTTTAAGAAAACCCAGAAAGTTGCCAG GTGAAGTGATTTCTGAAGCATATGAGCTGGAATACGGAACTGATTGTCTAGAAATACATGTTGGTGCTGTTCAGCCTGGCGAACGTGCAATTGTAATTGATGATTTGGTAGCTACAGGAGGGACCTTGTCAGCAGCAATAAGCCTCTTGG AACGAGTGGGGGCTGAAGTAATTGAGTGTGCTTGTGTGATCGGGGTGCCGGACGTCAAG GGACAGTGCAGGCTCAATGGCAAGCCACTTTACATCCTCGTGGAGCCACGCCAAACTGATAATTGCTGTTAA
- the LOC118050262 gene encoding PX domain-containing protein EREL1 isoform X3, whose product MTKLLSDIDLSRSVAVASYFELEAAARSSFQDGNQQSSEASPTGDGSTSSLQIPPNLSSSLATSSSIASDYGSDTAYETSDLGTPKLARDGNFGIGLGDLALDEDLTGPIEKLVKYGMANIDEGLFMGQTILEQLEGFPRHTPHGGHMNNVIGKDGYNGNASKPSFLTGNGMELFSEPEPGKVFGHVRKLSCDSVESDGSSLRGSEISNTGIPNSSGDGYLDLPGVAEISSSTEILGNTELQFSGDAHIVLPLDQRHKMNRVLLTMQQRLVTAKTDMEDLVSRLNQEIAVKDYLTTKVKDLEVEFETAKQKNKETMQQAILIERERLTQMQWDMEELRRKSLEMELKLKSKEGEQRSTEFQMAPTDHEKDIALEELDATRKQLEELSKRYEELEAKSKADFKFLAKEFKSLKNSQTTLKQELSQSLKEKYEVEKLLYEEREMKEREKITRKKLLHDCRILYDQLQECNGSLSGEDNFIVNSSLGDALDLLTTSDDQISHLLAEAQLLFEDDKITAPNKDTRATDDELREMLANIFTDNAKLRKQVNSIMRHALKMGSICRSSSDEAPSSNNHDVER is encoded by the exons ATGACAAAACTGCTGTCTGACATTGATTTATCAAGAAGTGTGGCAGTGGCATCCTATTTTGAATTAGAAGCTGCTGCGAGGTCTT CATTCCAAGATGGAAATCAGCAGTCATCAGAAGCAAGTCCTACCGGTGATGGTTCAACCTCCTCACTTCAGATACCTCCAAATTTAAGCTCTTCTCTTGCTACGAGTTCATCAATTGCATCAGATTATGGCAGTGATACTGCTTATGAGACATCTGATCTTGGAACACCAAAGCTAGCAAGAGACGGCAATTTTGGAATTGGCTTGGGGGATTTAGCACTGGATGAAGATTTGACCGGTCCAATAGAAAAACTTGTGAAGTATGGTATGGCGAATATTGATGAGGGACTGTTTATGGGACAGACTATTCTAGAGCAACTAGAAGGTTTTCCTAGGCATACACCACATGGTGGACATATGAACAATGTTATAGGGAAAGATGGGTATAATGGAAATGCATCCAAACCTTCATTTCTTACTGGAAATGGGATGGAACTTTTCTCTGAGCCAGAGCCTGGTAAGGTATTTGGTCATGTTAGAAAGTTATCTTGTGATAGTGTTGAAAGTGATGGAAGTTCTCTACGAGGAAGTGAAATATCAAACACTGGGATACCAAATTCATCTGGTGATGGATATCTTGACCTTCCAGGAGTTGCTGAGATTTCGAGTTCTACAGAAATTCTTGGTAATACGGAGCTGCAGTTTTCAGGTGATGCACACATTGTACTTCCTTTGGATCAGCGTCATAAAATGAACAGGGTTCTGTTAACGATGCAGCAGAGGCTAGTCACAGCTAAAACAGACATGGAAGACCTCGTATCAAGATTGAATCAGGAAATAGCTGTAAAAGATTACCTGACAACAAAA GTCAAGGATCTGGAAGTGGAATTTGAAACtgcaaaacagaaaaataaagaaaccatGCAGCAAGCTATTTTAATTGAGAGGGAAAGGCTTACCCAAATGCAGTGGGATATGGAGGAATTGAGACGGAAATCATTGGAAATGGAATTGAAATTGAAGTCAAAAGAG GGTGAGCAGCGGAGTACAGAATTTCAAATGGCACCTACTGACCATGAAAAAGACATAGCACTTGAGGAGTTGGATGCTACTAGAAAGCAACTGGAGGAATTGTCCAAGCGATATGAAGAGCTTGAAGCGAAATCGAAAGcagattttaaatttcttgCTAAAGAATTTAAATCCCTCAAAAATTCCCAGACAACATTGAAGCAAGAGCTTAGTCAATCACTGAaggaaaaatatgaagttgAG aAACTTCTTTATGAGGAAAGAGAAATGAAGGAGCGTGAGAAAATTACTCGGAAGAAACTGCTACATGATTGCAGGATCCTGTATGACCAGCTGCAAGAATGCAACGGCAGTTTGTCCGGTgaagataattttattgtgaACTCTTCTCTGGGAGATGCTTTAGATTTGCTGACCACATCTGATGATCAAATCAGCCATCTACTAGCAGAG GCACAACTATTATTTGAAGATGATAAAATCACTGCTCCTAACAAGGATACAAGAGCAACAGATGATGAATTGAGGGAGATGCTGGCAAATATCTTCACTGATAATGCTAAGTTGAGGAAACAGGTGAACTCTATTATGCGTCATGCTCTTAAAATGGGCAGCATCTGTAGGAGTAGTAGTGACGAGGCTCCTTCAAGCAATAATCATGATGTAGAAAGATAA
- the LOC118050264 gene encoding uncharacterized protein, giving the protein MGFSVALRCYLPVESSLHSSKFSPRFNLKQNRLAFITTSKIESPSLQIVKSISNNMNSSINENGATEPARVLLERLFAQTLKLEEQMSRGSRLPEDVQPVVNLEILESDLLALLKALKKKEEELQDAERNVFLEHSRLNQAKEELEKRENVITAAFSKHEKLEGELKQANLNLVSQAREIEELKLQLKEKEQDIASACSALSLKEDEMDKMKTDLLKKSEEVGRIDSELKYKTQLLNQASEVVKRQEIELQGLQMLIREREEELEVSTNLRKFEEEKLKVVESSLEDRTREWLLIQEGLNELAKEASKQVRDSNEALEDFGKVYKLLEDVRSELISSQKSLAFSRKQMEEQEQLLKRQLAELEEQRKSVMSYLNSLKNAKIEVESERVKLRTAEARNKELERDLSMEKELVEELQKELEKEKSSLQQEIEKTSFLQQELHQKNFEFGEMQHLLQAKESDLVEAKLDIQDLKSEQASLQLVLEDKDLQLFDARKNLDEVNQEVAELRMLMSSKEEQLVQATTMIKEKEEHVQVMQEELNNTRVKVSEAESVVERIVELTNELVISIKDQNELRQSDNMTLEFFQQPLDELSDDFRLQKKQYETELKFSRERLRVKEMEVLAAKRALAIKDEELKTVLERLDTKEKELKKLKEEAVEDNDLRKLYSLAQERIGESSVGDLAIEKLKLEAAQLEVEAATSALQKLAEMSRELLNKASLSIEADADIFMANGSGPGLVLLENNECFKEVKTEVARLSSLTEQLLQDAGITVGAD; this is encoded by the exons ATGGGGTTTTCAGTTGCCCTTCGCTGTTATCTACCAGTCGAATCTTCTCTCCATTCCTCCAAG TTTTCACCGAGGTTCAACTTGAAGCAGAACAGACTGGCTTTCATAACAACATCAAAAATAGAAAGCCCTTCGCTGCAGATTGTCAAATCAATCTCAAACAACATGAATTCGAGCATCAATGAAAATGGGGCTACTGAACCTGCAAGGGTTCTTCTTGAGAGATTGTTTGCACAGACTCTGAAACTCGAAGAACAGATGAGCAGGGGCTCTCGCCTTCCCGAGGATGTTCAACCAGTGGTTAATCTTGAAATTCTGGAATCTGATCTTCTTGCTCTTTTGAAAGCcttgaagaagaaggaagaagaacttCAAGATGCTGAAAGAAATGTTTTCTTGGAACACAGCAGATTAAATCAGGCGAAGGAGGAGTTGGAAAAACGGGAAAATGTAATTACAGCTGCCTTTTCTAAGCATGAAAAACTCGAAGGGGAGCTAAAGCAAGCAAATCTTAATCTAGTTTCTCAAGCCAGGGAGATTGAAGAATTAAAGCTTCAACTCAAGGAGAAAGAACAGGATATTGCTTCTGCATGTTCTGCACTTTCTCTCAAAGAAGATGAAATGGATAAGATGAAAACTGATTTGCTGAAGAAAAGTGAGGAAGTTGGTAGGATTGACTCTGAACTGAAATACAAGACTCAACTGCTGAACCAAGCCAGTGAGGTTGTGAAGCGACAAGAAATCGAACTTCAAGGACTGCAAATGCTTATtcgagagagagaagaagaactGGAAGTTTCTACGAATCTGAGgaaatttgaggaagaaaagttaaAAGTTGTGGAGTCCAGTTTGGAGGATCGGACAAGGGAATGGTTGCTAATCCAGGAAGGACTGAACGAATTGGCAAAGGAAGCATCTAAACAAGTCAGAGACAGTAATGAGGCTTTAGAGGATTTTGGAAAGGTGTACAAGCTTCTTGAAGACGTGAGATCTGAACTGATTTCTTCACAAAAATCTCTAGCATTCTCTAGAAAGCAAATGGAAGAACAAGAGCAGCTATTAAAAAGGCAACTAGCAGAACTTGAAGAACAGAGGAAAAGTGTTATGTCTTACCTGAATAGTTTGAAAAATGCCAAAATAGAAGTGGAGAGTGAGAGAGTAAAGCTTAGGACTGCAGAGGCTCGAAATAAGGAGCTTGAACGAGACTTGTCCATGGAGAAGGAGCTGGTGGAAGAATTACAGAAGGAGTTAGAGAAGGAGAAATCTTCTCTGCAGCAGGAAATTGAGAAGACATCTTTTCTACAACAGGAACTGCATcagaaaaattttgaatttggaGAAATGCAGCATCTTCTTCAAGCTAAAGAATCAGATTTGGTGGAAGCTAAACTAGATATACAGGATTTAAAATCTGAGCAGGCTTCTCTTCAGCTTGTCCTGGAGGATAAAGATTTGCAACTCTTTGACGCAAGGAAGAATTTGGATGAAGTAAATCAGGAGGTCGCAGAGCTAAGGATGCTAATGAGCAGTAAAGAAGAACAACTTGTCCAAGCCACCACCATGATAAAGGAGAAAGAGGAGCATGTTCAGGTTATGCAAGAGGAATTGAACAATACAAGGGTGAAAGTCTCTGAAGCGGAATCTGTAGTGGAAAGGATCGTAGAGCTTACAAACGAATTGGTTATCTCCATTAAAGATCAGAATGAACTAAGGCAATCCGACAATATGACCTTGGAATTCTTTCAACAGCCGTTGGATGAACTAAGTGATGATTTTAGGTTGCAGAAGAAGCAGTATGAAACAGAACTCAAGTTTAGCAGAGAAAGGTTAAGAGTGAAAGAAATGGAAGTTCTAGCAGCAAAGAGAGCTCTCGCAATCAAAGATGAAGAGCTTAAAACAGTTCTCGAGAGATTGGATACAAAAGAGAAAGAactgaaaaaattgaaggaagaGGCAGTTGAAGATAATGATCTGAGGAAGCTTTATTCTTTAGCGCAAGAGAGAATCGGTGAGAGTAGTGTTGGAGACTTGGCTATTGAGAAACTCAAACTGGAGGCTGCTCAACTTGAAGTTGAAGCTGCCACCAGCGCTCTGCAAAAACTTGCAGAAATGAGTCGGGAACTTTTAAATAAAGCAAGCTTGAGCATTGAGGCTGACGCTGATATTTTCATGGCAAACGGCTCTGGTCCTGGCCTTGTTCTGTTAGAGAACAACGAATGTTTCAAGGAGGTTAAAACAGAAGTTGCTCGGCTGTCATCTTTGACTGAACAGCTCTTGCAAGATGCTGGTATTACTGTTGGTGCAGACTGA
- the LOC118050262 gene encoding PX domain-containing protein EREL1 isoform X2 translates to MKLFTDLKKAFPRKNIPPAPPKGLLRLKSRALLEERRYSLEQWMTKLLSDIDLSRSVAVASYFELEAAARSSFQDGNQQSSEASPTGDGSTSSLQIPPNLSSSLATSSSIASDYGSDTAYETSDLGTPKLARDGNFGIGLGDLALDEDLTGPIEKLVKYGMANIDEGLFMGQTILEQLEGFPRHTPHGGHMNNVIGKDGYNGNASKPSFLTGNGMELFSEPEPGKVFGHVRKLSCDSVESDGSSLRGSEISNTGIPNSSGDGYLDLPGVAEISSSTEILGNTELQFSGDAHIVLPLDQRHKMNRVLLTMQQRLVTAKTDMEDLVSRLNQEIAVKDYLTTKVKDLEVEFETAKQKNKETMQQAILIERERLTQMQWDMEELRRKSLEMELKLKSKEGEQRSTEFQMAPTDHEKDIALEELDATRKQLEELSKRYEELEAKSKADFKFLAKEFKSLKNSQTTLKQELSQSLKEKYEVEKLLYEEREMKEREKITRKKLLHDCRILYDQLQECNGSLSGEDNFIVNSSLGDALDLLTTSDDQISHLLAEAQLLFEDDKITAPNKDTRATDDELREMLANIFTDNAKLRKQVNSIMRHALKMGSICRSSSDEAPSSNNHDVER, encoded by the exons atgaagttatttacTGAT CTTAAGAAGGCATTTCCCAGGAAAAATATCCCACCAGCTCCACCCAAGGGACTTCTGCGTTTGAAAAGCAGGGCACTCCTGGAAGAG AGAAGGTACTCTTTGGAGCAATGGATGACAAAACTGCTGTCTGACATTGATTTATCAAGAAGTGTGGCAGTGGCATCCTATTTTGAATTAGAAGCTGCTGCGAGGTCTT CATTCCAAGATGGAAATCAGCAGTCATCAGAAGCAAGTCCTACCGGTGATGGTTCAACCTCCTCACTTCAGATACCTCCAAATTTAAGCTCTTCTCTTGCTACGAGTTCATCAATTGCATCAGATTATGGCAGTGATACTGCTTATGAGACATCTGATCTTGGAACACCAAAGCTAGCAAGAGACGGCAATTTTGGAATTGGCTTGGGGGATTTAGCACTGGATGAAGATTTGACCGGTCCAATAGAAAAACTTGTGAAGTATGGTATGGCGAATATTGATGAGGGACTGTTTATGGGACAGACTATTCTAGAGCAACTAGAAGGTTTTCCTAGGCATACACCACATGGTGGACATATGAACAATGTTATAGGGAAAGATGGGTATAATGGAAATGCATCCAAACCTTCATTTCTTACTGGAAATGGGATGGAACTTTTCTCTGAGCCAGAGCCTGGTAAGGTATTTGGTCATGTTAGAAAGTTATCTTGTGATAGTGTTGAAAGTGATGGAAGTTCTCTACGAGGAAGTGAAATATCAAACACTGGGATACCAAATTCATCTGGTGATGGATATCTTGACCTTCCAGGAGTTGCTGAGATTTCGAGTTCTACAGAAATTCTTGGTAATACGGAGCTGCAGTTTTCAGGTGATGCACACATTGTACTTCCTTTGGATCAGCGTCATAAAATGAACAGGGTTCTGTTAACGATGCAGCAGAGGCTAGTCACAGCTAAAACAGACATGGAAGACCTCGTATCAAGATTGAATCAGGAAATAGCTGTAAAAGATTACCTGACAACAAAA GTCAAGGATCTGGAAGTGGAATTTGAAACtgcaaaacagaaaaataaagaaaccatGCAGCAAGCTATTTTAATTGAGAGGGAAAGGCTTACCCAAATGCAGTGGGATATGGAGGAATTGAGACGGAAATCATTGGAAATGGAATTGAAATTGAAGTCAAAAGAG GGTGAGCAGCGGAGTACAGAATTTCAAATGGCACCTACTGACCATGAAAAAGACATAGCACTTGAGGAGTTGGATGCTACTAGAAAGCAACTGGAGGAATTGTCCAAGCGATATGAAGAGCTTGAAGCGAAATCGAAAGcagattttaaatttcttgCTAAAGAATTTAAATCCCTCAAAAATTCCCAGACAACATTGAAGCAAGAGCTTAGTCAATCACTGAaggaaaaatatgaagttgAG aAACTTCTTTATGAGGAAAGAGAAATGAAGGAGCGTGAGAAAATTACTCGGAAGAAACTGCTACATGATTGCAGGATCCTGTATGACCAGCTGCAAGAATGCAACGGCAGTTTGTCCGGTgaagataattttattgtgaACTCTTCTCTGGGAGATGCTTTAGATTTGCTGACCACATCTGATGATCAAATCAGCCATCTACTAGCAGAG GCACAACTATTATTTGAAGATGATAAAATCACTGCTCCTAACAAGGATACAAGAGCAACAGATGATGAATTGAGGGAGATGCTGGCAAATATCTTCACTGATAATGCTAAGTTGAGGAAACAGGTGAACTCTATTATGCGTCATGCTCTTAAAATGGGCAGCATCTGTAGGAGTAGTAGTGACGAGGCTCCTTCAAGCAATAATCATGATGTAGAAAGATAA
- the LOC118050262 gene encoding PX domain-containing protein EREL1 isoform X1 has product MMQRQRSPPKHRHDGTSPLPLGMDWSPPPRKWNGRETVWPHDPRTGWSYCVTIPSWAVLPKSRDSDPIVFYRVQVGVQSPEGATTIRGVLKRFNDFMKLFTDLKKAFPRKNIPPAPPKGLLRLKSRALLEERRYSLEQWMTKLLSDIDLSRSVAVASYFELEAAARSSFQDGNQQSSEASPTGDGSTSSLQIPPNLSSSLATSSSIASDYGSDTAYETSDLGTPKLARDGNFGIGLGDLALDEDLTGPIEKLVKYGMANIDEGLFMGQTILEQLEGFPRHTPHGGHMNNVIGKDGYNGNASKPSFLTGNGMELFSEPEPGKVFGHVRKLSCDSVESDGSSLRGSEISNTGIPNSSGDGYLDLPGVAEISSSTEILGNTELQFSGDAHIVLPLDQRHKMNRVLLTMQQRLVTAKTDMEDLVSRLNQEIAVKDYLTTKVKDLEVEFETAKQKNKETMQQAILIERERLTQMQWDMEELRRKSLEMELKLKSKEGEQRSTEFQMAPTDHEKDIALEELDATRKQLEELSKRYEELEAKSKADFKFLAKEFKSLKNSQTTLKQELSQSLKEKYEVEKLLYEEREMKEREKITRKKLLHDCRILYDQLQECNGSLSGEDNFIVNSSLGDALDLLTTSDDQISHLLAEAQLLFEDDKITAPNKDTRATDDELREMLANIFTDNAKLRKQVNSIMRHALKMGSICRSSSDEAPSSNNHDVER; this is encoded by the exons ATGATGCAGAGGCAGCGGAGTCCACCAAAGCACAGGCACGACGGGACTTCGCCGTTGCCGTTAGGGATGGATTGGAGTCCTCCGCCTCGAAAATGG AATGGGCGAGAAACCGTTTGGCCCCATGATCCTAGAACGGGATGGAGTTACTGTGTCACTATACCATCCTGGGCCGTGCTCCCAAAATCAAGAGATTCAGATCCCATAGTG TTTTACAGGGTTCAGGTGGGTGTGCAATCACCAGAAGGGGCTACAACCATCCGTGGAGTGTTGAAaagatttaatgattttatgaagttatttacTGAT CTTAAGAAGGCATTTCCCAGGAAAAATATCCCACCAGCTCCACCCAAGGGACTTCTGCGTTTGAAAAGCAGGGCACTCCTGGAAGAG AGAAGGTACTCTTTGGAGCAATGGATGACAAAACTGCTGTCTGACATTGATTTATCAAGAAGTGTGGCAGTGGCATCCTATTTTGAATTAGAAGCTGCTGCGAGGTCTT CATTCCAAGATGGAAATCAGCAGTCATCAGAAGCAAGTCCTACCGGTGATGGTTCAACCTCCTCACTTCAGATACCTCCAAATTTAAGCTCTTCTCTTGCTACGAGTTCATCAATTGCATCAGATTATGGCAGTGATACTGCTTATGAGACATCTGATCTTGGAACACCAAAGCTAGCAAGAGACGGCAATTTTGGAATTGGCTTGGGGGATTTAGCACTGGATGAAGATTTGACCGGTCCAATAGAAAAACTTGTGAAGTATGGTATGGCGAATATTGATGAGGGACTGTTTATGGGACAGACTATTCTAGAGCAACTAGAAGGTTTTCCTAGGCATACACCACATGGTGGACATATGAACAATGTTATAGGGAAAGATGGGTATAATGGAAATGCATCCAAACCTTCATTTCTTACTGGAAATGGGATGGAACTTTTCTCTGAGCCAGAGCCTGGTAAGGTATTTGGTCATGTTAGAAAGTTATCTTGTGATAGTGTTGAAAGTGATGGAAGTTCTCTACGAGGAAGTGAAATATCAAACACTGGGATACCAAATTCATCTGGTGATGGATATCTTGACCTTCCAGGAGTTGCTGAGATTTCGAGTTCTACAGAAATTCTTGGTAATACGGAGCTGCAGTTTTCAGGTGATGCACACATTGTACTTCCTTTGGATCAGCGTCATAAAATGAACAGGGTTCTGTTAACGATGCAGCAGAGGCTAGTCACAGCTAAAACAGACATGGAAGACCTCGTATCAAGATTGAATCAGGAAATAGCTGTAAAAGATTACCTGACAACAAAA GTCAAGGATCTGGAAGTGGAATTTGAAACtgcaaaacagaaaaataaagaaaccatGCAGCAAGCTATTTTAATTGAGAGGGAAAGGCTTACCCAAATGCAGTGGGATATGGAGGAATTGAGACGGAAATCATTGGAAATGGAATTGAAATTGAAGTCAAAAGAG GGTGAGCAGCGGAGTACAGAATTTCAAATGGCACCTACTGACCATGAAAAAGACATAGCACTTGAGGAGTTGGATGCTACTAGAAAGCAACTGGAGGAATTGTCCAAGCGATATGAAGAGCTTGAAGCGAAATCGAAAGcagattttaaatttcttgCTAAAGAATTTAAATCCCTCAAAAATTCCCAGACAACATTGAAGCAAGAGCTTAGTCAATCACTGAaggaaaaatatgaagttgAG aAACTTCTTTATGAGGAAAGAGAAATGAAGGAGCGTGAGAAAATTACTCGGAAGAAACTGCTACATGATTGCAGGATCCTGTATGACCAGCTGCAAGAATGCAACGGCAGTTTGTCCGGTgaagataattttattgtgaACTCTTCTCTGGGAGATGCTTTAGATTTGCTGACCACATCTGATGATCAAATCAGCCATCTACTAGCAGAG GCACAACTATTATTTGAAGATGATAAAATCACTGCTCCTAACAAGGATACAAGAGCAACAGATGATGAATTGAGGGAGATGCTGGCAAATATCTTCACTGATAATGCTAAGTTGAGGAAACAGGTGAACTCTATTATGCGTCATGCTCTTAAAATGGGCAGCATCTGTAGGAGTAGTAGTGACGAGGCTCCTTCAAGCAATAATCATGATGTAGAAAGATAA